TTGGCAGCTGATCTCATCAAGCTTTGGTGTCTCTGGTTGCAGCCATGTGCTAAGAACCACACCTGCGTCACCTGTGGGGACATGATGTTGCACCATGCCTCAGAAGCTCTGAAGATCCTCGGAGGAGTGGGActcttcttcagcttcacagagGTGAGTGACAGCTCGCTGAGCACCTGCGGAGTCAGGCGCAGCGCTAAAGCAAGACACTGGGCCTCGAACCACCCAGTACGAGCGCCACCTAGAGGCCAGCAGAGCGGATTGTTGAGGACAAGCAGCCGAGCTCTTGTTGTTGAAGACAGGCAGTCGACAAGTTCGAGCGACACATAAAagtttcattgttttccatGCAGCATTGTTCAGTATTGTTGGTATTCAATAGGTTTGTGTCATTAATTGTGAGTTAGGGTTCGTTGAGGAGAAAAGTAAAAATCGGTATCGGCCAAAAAAGTGGCAACCAGTGCACCGGCAGTTGTTGGACTGTTTTTTTCACTTGTGCCTCATTGTTTAGCGCTGAAGCTAACTCAAGTCTTTGCTCCGCTTGTGGCCTGTCAGATCCTGGGAGTCTGGCTGGCTGTGCGCTACCGGAACCAGAAGGATCCACGAGCCAACCCAAGTGCTTTCCTATAGCCTGTCCTCACCACGTCTTCACGCACACACccacccaacacacacacacacccgacacacacacaggttcacTTTGCATTCAGTTCCACGGACGGACGGACGCCCAGCGATGCAGAAACCCCAGAGACTGAGCCGCAGAAGCTCCGTCTTGGATGATCTGGATACAAGTATATGACAGGCTGTATCAATACCATTACTGGCCTAGATATTTGGAGCTTTCTAAATTCTCTGCATGTGTCCCAtagttctcacacacacacacacacttgccccATTTGTCCTGATCTTAGAGCCCGTGTGTGTGAGGAATCACACCCGGGGTCTCTGTTCTTCTGTGGCCACAGGTGGAACGTGGTCACACGGTCACTGAGCCAACTGTGGTGGACGCCCACCAGACGACAGGCTTGATGTTGTAAATAAGCTGTACATTCTGTGGTTGAGCAgaacttccttccttccatgaGTTTGTCCCATTCTAGTGTGCGCCCCTCCCTCTGTGCACAGCGTGTGGAGCAGTGACTTGGGCTCGTGTGAGTGAAACGCTCGGGTACTGGCCAGGTCTCCTCCAACTCCACAGTAGTCACGGGGAAAACGTGGGCGAAACTgcatcatgttttttgtttgttttttaaattaacttttaaaaatgattttgattTTCCTCTTTAATGCTTTTGTTTctgtggttttcttttgttcatcaGTGTTAAAtgatttgtaaaataaatgtgttccgTGTATCTGGATTTATTTAAGATTGACGCACATTGGtggaactttgttttttttgatgaCGATCGCTGACATTTCCAAGGTGTTGattatttgatgttttttctcTGGAGGCTTAACATGTCATCGTAAACATGGTCTTACTTGAACCTGTCCACTGCACccagtttttattttcctgctgctggtgTTAACAGGCAACTCTATCTCACGCCAATATATTTACCTTCCACTCAGACTTGTGTGCACTTGTTTCATTCGACTTTGGATTTTGAAGACTtaattttacaaaaataaaatcctgaaaCTACTGCGGAGTCCACTGTTTTTACAAACCAATtcatgagagagaaaacaaggTTTTGTGAGTGTGTCATCATTTATCGCAGTCCTCATCTTCGACGCCGACTAAATGGCGCTCCCTGCTCTAatatctttggatttgaataaCTATTTTTAAGGAAGCTGAAATCCTATTCTAACCAGGAGCACCAACTattgagctctaaaaataaaggTGTTAGGTTGTTTTGCTGTGTCTGTTCCACGCTCTACCAAGCCACACGTCGTGAAAAGTCTAAAACGTTTGACTGCgggctgctcccccggtggatatattggtgaacagcaatgccaaCGTAAAGACCGCATGGAAGCGTGCGGTCAGTGACggaaacatcaacaaaaggGTAGAATTCTGTGAGTAAAGGGAGCATGGATGGGAGAGGGGAGTTCACTGAAGTGAGGGGAAGGTGAAGCGCGAGATGGACAGTGTCTTAGATTAGAATCTGGAACTTGATATTTGGTATGATAGCAAAGAGAGAACTGACCCAAAACAGCCATTCTCTCCCTTTACCAGTCGATCTAGTCTTCAGAACCACCTCTCAGGAGAAGCTGTTCTCCCCACGAGTTCTGTTCAAACGTTCAAGcaaatgttttcacttcaagtgaaataaaaagttgCTGAATATCAAAGCGGATGTTGCTGTTTCAGGGAATTGGATCACAAAAGGTTTCCTCCAGCCCTCTCCAAGCTCCGCTGGATAGAGGCGGTGGTTCAGggaaggttgctggtttgactCCAGGTTCTCAGATTTGACCTTTGCAATTTACACCAGAGGTCCAACTTCTCTCTGACTTTACGgaagtttttatttgttattttctgcCTTCGACCAGCCTGAGCTCTTCAGATCATGCCAGCGTGGCTCTTGTGTCATCGGACACTCACATGTCCTGGGCTTCCACCTCCGTTTGGACTGGTCCCCCACCTCGTCCCtcattcctcctcttctctctggctcTCACAACAAGCCTTTGCCAAGACAAACAAAGTGCGTGCCAGCTGTGTTGCGTGTCCAGGGGTCTGAACTGACTGGACTAAACGTGGCAGAGATCACTGTCCAACCATGTGACTGAGGCTCTTGACAACAACGGGAACACGTTAAAATATTTGGGACCGAGCACCTGGGAAACCCGCAACAAATCACCCTCACACCGAGCTTTTTCGTTGAGCGAGGAGCCTTTGCGGTTCCGTCATGATCAGGACCCTGGACAGCAGACGCGACTCGCGCGAGCACAGTCCGCTCACTGATTCAAAGgctcgtcctcctcttctctctccatccttcCTGTTCCGGAAGTGGCCCGTGCGTTGCTTTCATCTACGTGCCAACCATttcaggaggagaagcagcatcagcacctgATCCGgcccttcctcttctcctcctcggaACCGTCTCCAGCAGCCTGGTTGCTCGAGGTCCAGCGGTCGCCGCTGGAGCGCCGACGGACGCGGACCATGGCGGAGCGGCTTGTTTTCGTGACGTGGCTTCACCGCGAGGAGACGAACTAGAACAAAAGGACGGATGGAGGCGCGGAAGAGAAGCGACGGCAGCGGGTAGAAGCACAGGAGATCGTTGCTGGATGATGACTGTTGACCAGAGTCCCAGATGTGACCGTGTGGATGGCGCGAGACCGCGGCTTCTCTCCTCTGGCTTTCTCCATCTGGCGGGTTTCTGCTATGGGTAGCGCACCATGTAGGGCGAGCCGCGCCGCTGTCTTTCCTGAGCAGGGGCTGTGGACGGCCGTGTGGAGGAGAGCCGACTTGGTCGGGTGATGAGTACAGCGGCGTGTCGGCCCGAAAGGCGAAAATCTCTTATCCGCATTGGCTTCCGCCGCCGCGCGCGCGCACGGCCTCTGACTCACAACACTCTTATTAGGACTGTTACCACTAACTGCTTCTTCATCGGGGTGTCGATGTAGCCAACCATGTTCAAGTATCGCATCCGCATGTTTTTCAACGAACTGAAGGTTCTGGTGTTGATGCGATCCGACTCGAGACAGGCCAGCTCAGACGCAGACCGGCGCTCCAGCAACATGCGGGGTTTGGGGATGGGCGGCTGCGGCTGGCCGCCGTTCGTCGACTGCCATCCCCGggacgatgaggaggagtaCTACGGCAGCGAGCCGCGGCCGCGCAGCCTGGCGTTTGAGGACAAGGACCCCAAACTGCAAGTGGGCCTCGACGCCGTGTCTCTGACCAGCACCGCCAGCAGCCTTCGGACGCCTCAGTGCCGGATTTGTTTCCAAGGCCCGGAGCAGGTAAACACGCGGGCCTTTTATTCTGCCTCAACCACAACATGTCACAGCCTCCGACGTGTcatttgcatgtatttttttaaaccattccCCGTCcctttctctcttcctcctccttttctcatccgccgcctcctcctcttcctcctcttctctctctctctctttctcacccaCCCACCTCAACTATACAAATCTAGGTTGGAGCCCAGGCAATAATGTGAAGCCTTTCTCTGCCCTCAGTGGTTGCCTTCATGACTCGGTGTGAGTCGTGCTTGGACTGTCCTCAGGAGAAATGAAGGTTGTTGTGTTCAACCCCAGGAGATTTCCATCATCTCTCCTGGGTCCAAACCATTGCACGTGCAAATACACTAGAGCAGGTGAGGGGGCGCCGAGTCCTCCGGAGCCCACATGTGTGGCCTGGACCTCACAGAGCtgcagccatctttgttgttgTCTGGCTCGACGAGGTGTGGATCTTTCTGTGTGACTCATCCTGACTCGGAGCTCTTCACGTCGTCCACTAAGTCGGGTTTCATTCTCGCAAATATTTGACGGAACACCGTGGAGAATGATTGGATTTCATTCCTTCGGGATGAAGCCACAGCACAGAACTAGCAACTGAAGCATTGAGCAGCAGAAGTCATTGaaacaactctttcatctcaacttgatctgagggatcgaccaggagcagagagaagggcGCTCCTTGTCATGCACCGTTTCCCCCGACAggcggtcacatgactctcaCCTGTGTTGCAGGGGGAACTCCTGAGCCCGTGCCGCTGTGATGGCTCGGTGCGCTGCACCCACCAGCCCTGTCTCATCCGCTGGATCAGTGAGCGGGGCTCCTGGAGCTGCGAGCTCTGCTACTTCAAGTACCAGGTCCTGGCCATCAGCACAAAGAACCCTTTACAGGTAAGAACACACAGCTGCACTGAGAGGGAAGAAGGCTCCTGACACAAGCAGCGTTCCTGGGAAAACTGTGGCTGGCACCAGAATGACAGAGGGGAAGCAGAGGGTGACACTGACCAAAGGTCGGGACACCCGAGTTTctgccaaacaaacacaactgaaGGGGTTTGTCGAGGAATGTCTCCTCTGAGTCACTTAGaacaaaagtattttatttttcgtcactTCATTTGGTCTTTGTAACTCACAAAAACGAAGGAGAATAGAATCACAACACACTAACCTGCAGCTACATCACTTTCACTTAAAGCAAAGTGAATTCCCACCAAATCTTCTAAAAGTGAATGACTTGGAGTTTATTGGAGATTATTAtcgaaatacagtggtacctcggttttcgaacgtcccggaattcaaagaAATCgaacaaagatttttttgcttgggatttcgaatgaaaatccagaactgaaaCGGCcatgaaaaaagccggaaaaaacgtaaCGCGGACCGACcatctgacccacgacacgctttgttattgcgtataacgcagcctctgtatgcagacgtgtcccgttagctacatttactggctgttttttcttcatattgaggtgtaaaacctttcctgtctccacactggaccctggtagagtgtcacaggggaggtgctcgctctccacacctccgaggctggagcacacactccagggtttgatgtcctgttgtcagctggagcagcagacgctctacattcactcctacaaaagaacaaatcgcttctcgaacagccgtctggaacggattgtggtcgagaaccgaggtacacTGTAATTCTTTAGGTACGCAGCAGTCATCCGGATCCTAGCGttaccagcagggggcagtgttgctcagccGTTAGCTGTGGTGGAGCGCTGAGGAAGACAGAAGGGGCTGCACCAGGAAACAAAGAAGATAAAGGCTCATGAAACATCAGAGCTCAACTCTGCTACGAGTCGACGACTTGTTTTGTTGTCGACAGCAGTCACGTTGCAAAGGTTCCTGGGGAACCACTCTGTTCAGCTGTGACAGACTGGGACAGCAACTCAAGTTTGGTCCCAGCTGTGAAGGCCACACTCCATGTCCCATGAGCCACAGTGGCAACGTGGGACACCTGGAAGTGGGCGCCTTCCTCACAAGTCAGCCTCAGTTGGTGTGAAATTCCCAGCACTTCCATGTAGAAACTCACTTCATCTAATGAACCAACAACGTCTTCATCGGATGAATACGATCAGAGAACAGCCCAAGTGGAAGCTCACGTCAGTAAAACCAATCCTGAAAGTGGCGTGAAATGGGGATATAATACGTAACATTGGATGacaacacagacacagtcaGTCATTCTAATGTGATGTAGAAGATGCTGCCTTCGACCTGTCGCACTGAGATCAGGAAATGTGTGGCGTGAAGAGTGTGGACCAAACATAGGCTCACCCTGGTGGCCATTGTGAGAAGTGTAACTGGATCAAAAGCCACCTGGCAGCACAGAGATCTGTAACGTTGTGTGCTCCACGTCGCTGCTCCCCTGCCAGTGACTCCCCAGGCTCACGGTCGCAGCCACACTTGAGGGACCTCCAGTCCAGAGCACAGACCAGGCTcaccctcctctgtctctgactcccATGTGATCTGACCCTCCGCAGTGGCAGGCCATCTCTCTGACCGTCATCGAGAAGGTGCAGATCGCCGCCATCATTCTGGGCTCCCTGTTCCTCATCGCCAGCATCTCCTGGCTCATCTGGTCCTCCCTCAGCCCCTCGGCCAAGTGGCAACGCCAGGACCTGCTCTTCCAGATCTGCTACGGCATGTACGGCTTCATGGACATCGTGTGTATAGGTAAGTGCAAACGCACTCTTGAAGGGCGGGGCCAAACCCACCGCCGTCACAAGCAGCGACGACACGAGGTGGAAAACCATCATGTCCGACCACAAGAGAAATCCAGAATGTTGAGTGAGCAAAGCCACAGGCAGCTGAGCAGATGGCTTGAAGGGAAGAGCTTGATCCAGTGCCAGTGATACGGTTGGTCAACCTGGCCGTTCTTGCTGTTTGGTGCCGTCCAACAGATGGCAACTCTTCACTGCGCTCTGCTTTCTGGCAGCTGATTTCAGCGCAGCAAACCTTTACTTTACCACTTTCTTTAACTAGAGAGCTCAGCAAAGTTCATCCATTACAGAAGATTGGAGACACAGGGATTTTAGAGATGAGATATCACATGATCATACGTATTaaaaggaagtggaaacatcgaaacaagcgGATATACATAACACAtcgtggaggtggacatgaacaccATGTTATTCGCGGaaaaatccccccaaaaaacgTAAGAttgactgaagtccgttgctggTGGAAGTCAAGTCACGCGTTCGGGTCGGACAGAGAACCGGAGTCAAGCAGTGCCCGTGTAATGCGAGTATTACGGTAATGCCAAAGCGAAGCCGCTTTGAAGGTAAATGGCACGGAAATATACCTAATATAATATACCAAATGTGTgcgcttaccaaatgtgtccgacctgccgcggagtgatgacgtcacatcttttttgaaaaatgtcttaataagccagaggaaattgaaatacagGATTTCAAGgtgctttctaccacatgcgtagcatttatttccacaaaatacgatgtttgtcatcaaattgtttgcgaagtttatgtccgttcttctccgcaggCTGCGGAACAGcgcatcgtgattggctgacatctagggagctttgtttttctttaatatcgcgcaagaaatcacaatagcCTCCACAGTAGTCACTTATACACCCATAGATATATTTTTACTAATTTACCAGGGAAActatgcatctatgaaggagttttcactcCTGCCAAATCGGTCCTACCACGTCCGCGTTAGCCGAAAGacgcgttgtgattggctgacacggTTTTACAACTAAACGACTAAAAATACCTTCGGATGTATATAATTATCTGCTGTCGAgtctattgtgatttttgtgatatataaaataaaaacaatgccccgtatgtgtcagccaatcacaacgcgtCTTTCGGCTAACGCGGACGTGGTAGGACTGATTTGTTAgcggtgaaaactccttcatagacgCATAgtttccctggtaaatgaataaaaatatatctgtGGGTGTATAAGTGACTACTGTGGAGACCATTGTGATTTCTTGCGCGAtattacagaaaaacaaagctgccTTCATGTCATCCAATCACGACTGTTGTAtcgcagactgcggagaagaacggacataaacttcgcaaacaatttaatgacaaacatcgtattttgtggaaataaatgctacacatgtggtagaaagcaccttgaaatcctttatttcaatttcctctggcaggtaggacacatttggtacctgcACCGGTGAAAGACACCCAGGAAGTTAGAACTCAatttcatgtgtcatttcaaagtaaagcCTTTTGAAAATCCTGCATATTGAATGTGGATGTGtacatatttataatattttgaaTCCCTGAGGTTGACCACTATGTCACTGGTCTAGATTTGAACTAGAGCATCTCGAGAAGTCACCCAGGAAGTTTGAACTCAAtctcatgtgtcatttcaaaataatggccttttgatAATGATGCATATTGAATGTGGGTGTGTCTACATAGATAATGATACTGTGAAAAACCCCTTAGGTTGACCACTATTCCACTGGTCTAGACTCGAACTAGAGCATCTCGAGAAGTCACCCAGGAAGTTTGAACTCActcattattttgaaatgacacatgagaTTGACTTCAAACTTCCTGGGTGACTTCTAGTGATGCTCTAGTTCGAGTCTAGACCAGTGGAATAGTGGTCAACCGAAGAGATTCTTCAAAATATCATTATAAATGTGTACACATCCACATTCAATAAGCAGGATttttcaaaaggcttttactttgaaatgacatAAAATTGAGTTCTAACGTCCTGGGTGTCTTCCACAGAACCAATGAATTGGATTTTCTGAAACAATAAAGGTATATTTCCGTCACAAATTCGAAAACCTCCCCCTGTGTTCCCTCAAAGAATCGTTTGGGGTCAGATTATTAGACGAATAGACGGGGCTGAACTCGGGACTTAAACTACAGGAGTAAAATCTTGCAGACTTGAATCGGAGCTTGTATTATCCTCAATTCTGAGTTTGGTGAGAGACAAGTGAAACTCTCTACTGTAAAATATGATTCATAAAAGAAGCATCGTGAAGGCTCTACGCCATGCAGATGAATAACAATGTTCCGTTCCAGTTGCGTTACAAGACAATAACAGAAAAGAATTCAAGTAGAAAACCAGAGAGCTGCGCTGTGCATCGACACCCAGGATGTGATtcagacagtaggtggcagcacTGCTCCGACACACAGGAGCCGGAGCGACAGACTGCCACCTGATCCAGTCACGCCCAACAACCCTTCACAGGAATGTGTATTATCGCATGAATTGTTAATAACCGTGTCATAATAACAGTAACTAATGTGCGGAATGAGTCGGGCACTGACACCGCTGCTTCTCCCGCAGGCCTTATCATCCACGAGGGGTCGTCGGTGTATCGGATCTTTAAACGCTGGCAGGCTGTCAATCAGCAGTGGAAGGTCCTGAACTATGAGAAGGCGAAGGATCTGGGCGAGCCGATCGGCGCCAGCAGCAAGTCGGGCCCCAGAGGATCCCGCGGGAACCCGCACGGCCTGgccagcggcggcggcagcagcagcggcgccagccgccacagcaggaggctcaggaCTATTCTCAACCACCACTGTGGATACACCATCTTACACATCCTGAGCCAGCTGCGGCCCAACGACCCGCGGATCAGCGCCGCCGCCAACAGGGAGGTGGTGATGAGGGTCACCACCGTGTGAGGAACACACGGACAAAAGCCACTGGACGTTTCTCCCAGGTACGGAAGCTTTTGAGGGGCCCAGTGATGCCCGGAGCATCGACACCCAGACACTCTGGAGCATTTCTACTCTTGTTTCATACGAGGAAAGGAAGCCTGCTGCtcctttttaaaaagaaacacaaggACTGAGAAAAATGACTGAAGACGACGTGACGTATAACTTGTGAGTGGGAACATGTAAACAAGATTTCTAACCGATTTCAAGACACCTTTCTTTTCCTGTTGAAAGGCAGGCTgcgctgaaatgtttttccctctcggtttgtttttatttctattttttgggTTTTGTACGGATGTATACTTTTTGAGGAAACCATGTAACTCCATACAAAGCCAAGAACTTCCAGACCAGACGTGTCATGACCAACAGCGACACAGACGACGGGGAGCAGACTGAAACCTGAATCGCAACAAGCCCACGAGGAGACGGAAGAGGAACCtcaattgaaataaacatggagGAAATCGCTGCGATTTCACCGAAACTTCCTGCAATAATGAAACTGATGTACATTTCACAGGGAATTTTGCATGGGAATATCGTTTTATTATTCATCACATGACATAAGCACACAGCAGTTTCTCTTTTTCGAATGGTGCTTGccaaataaacactgaaaaaaaaataaacgccAGATGTTCATTGCACCAACTTTTTTGTCAACCAGACAAATGGACACCTGTTTCCAGCTCTTTTAGCTAAAATACCGATTGTTGCTGCTGTGTGCTGACTCATATTTGATAAGTTGAAAATTGGATTAAAATTTGGGATCAATGGATCTCTATCTCTATGACTGTCTGATGctgggttgttgtttttttttttaagcctccAGTGTTTCTTGGCTTTTACTGGCAGGAATGATGTTTCAAGGTTTTGGTGGTGACAAGAAAATCCCATAGAGCTGGGCCTGGAAGAAGGTCAGCCGGATCTGAGGCAGATGCTCTGAAAGGTCATGTCTGGCTCCAGAAGCGTGATCTTTCCAGAGGCAGCTGTAATTCTGCTCTGACCATGGACTCCACTGGAAGCAGCAGAGGCTTTGCCTCACGCGAGAGCCACATGAATCCTGTGGTTTTGCATCCTCCTTTCCAGGTCCTGCGCCCGTGTGAGCCATCGTCGTGGTAAAGCAGTGGGAATCGGGTCATCCCAGCCGGATCGCTCCCTGCAGTCAGAGTCAGTGGTGCCACGAGCCCTAAAGGACGGTAAAACTGAACTGACCACAGAATCCCAGGGCCAGTGTGGGGCGGCCATCTTGAATTTCAGGGCATCCTTTTCAATCCACCTTTGAGGAGCAAGGGCTCTTCGGACAGGCGGTTCTGTTGGACGGTCTCTTTACTTTAGACGCTCTGGTGAAGTTGTCGGCTCGTGCCTTGTCTATTCATTTCATGGGGCGTTTAATGACCGCTCGCGTTTCAGCTTCATTTTCACGGCGAACAGCGACCCCCACTGGGTGGATGTGACACATTTTCAACATCACCCTGAGTTACACCTTTGGTACAATCCAGGATGAAAACAGTTAGCGCGGGCCGTTTGCTTTGATAAACACCAACtccattgtgtatatatatatatatatatatatatatatatatatatatatatatatatatatatatatatatatatatatatatatatatcgcgttaaaaaatgtaacgcaattaattatgagtatcaacggttcttcattttgcctcattcaGAGGcctgttatacttctattattcatttttgaattcctatattgagcttaagtgcctatttgagacagccttattttatttcagaattttatttatttagctgaatggctgtatttagattacatttttgaaaacagcgtattgtgtattgctgtttgttttacatttttgaagacagccttattttatttatttaactgaatcgctgtctttgttttacatttttgaagacagctttattttatttatttaggtgtattgctatttgttttacatttttgaagacagccttattttatttatttaactgtattgctgtatttgttttacatttttgaataatgcatgtCTGTGTGCACACGTTACAGGCCATAGTTGGTAGCGCTACACGTACCTCCGGTTCCCGGTTCCGTTACGTTCTGACCGGTCCGTCACCTCCGTCTGCGCAGACACTCGGGGCAGCGTAAGGTCCAACAATCCGTCCCGGAACGCAAAACTCCGGCGACTGGATCGATGACTCTGCGATGACGGTGTCCACCACTTGAGTTTATGTCCACAGAACGAGGTAACAAAAAGGAGTCCTTCATTCCGAAACGTATTTCCAATGGCACAAACAAGTGCAGGGGACCGTCGAGAAGCCAGAAGACAGACTCGGTGGAGACCCGTCCGCCCGGCCGCGGTCCAACAACCCACACCTGGCGCTCATCACCTTCCTGAAGAGCGCGGCTGCTGAGTGGGCCAACCAGAGTGGCCCCAAGCGTCTTTTGTCCCCCGGGAGTTACCGTAGTGGGAAggaggttttgctttgttttgaaatttcCTCGATATGTCACCGGGTTTGAGGGTGTTGACACCATAGCAACAAAAGCATCTTTTGATATAATTCGTTTTGTTGGTAATTATGTTAGATTTTTGCTCGTATGGATGGTCATCGTGTTGAAACGAGGCCGTTTTGAGGGGGAACGTAAGTTTATTTTGTCCTCCGAGAGTCGCCGTAGTTGTTGTTTCGTGTGGTGTGATAGGTCATTatttatgaaaatgtatttaaatttgcagctgcagcagtgatgctgtcgctgtatcggaccgtcgtggtgaagaggaagctgagTCACGAAGCTCTGGATATACCGatggatctacgttcccaccctcatctatggtcacgagctttgggtcatgactgaaaggatgagatcgcggatacaagcggctgcggctgagatgagtttcctccgcagggtggctgggcgcacccttagagatagggtgaggagttcggtcatccgggaggagctcggggtggagccgctgctccttcacatggagaggaaccagctgaggtggctcgggcatctgatctggatgccccctggacgcctccctggggaggtgttccgggcatgtcctaccgggaggagaccccggggaagacccaggactcgctggagagatgatgtctccggtctggcctgggaacgcctcgggatcccccgggaagagctggaggaggtttgtgcggatcaggaagtttgggcttccttgctccgaatgctgcctccgtgacccgactccggataagcggcagaagaaggtgaaggtaaaggtaTTTAAATTTGAAGTGACAAACTGCCACTCAAATAcatgagcagcaggaagtgatgtcatcactatGCGCCGGGTGCGGCAGGAACCGTCAAGTCAGCGGTAAATCAGGGAGATTTTAATTAGAAAGTTGTAAAACGCCAGGactaagaaagaaaaaaaaaagatttagacAGAATGAgtctgttggttttttttttacacatggatttgaccaaaaacaaagaaataaataaataatagaaatacatttgtaCTGACTTCAGTTTCGTCCGTG
This portion of the Synchiropus splendidus isolate RoL2022-P1 chromosome 18, RoL_Sspl_1.0, whole genome shotgun sequence genome encodes:
- the marchf9 gene encoding E3 ubiquitin-protein ligase MARCHF9, which encodes MFKYRIRMFFNELKVLVLMRSDSRQASSDADRRSSNMRGLGMGGCGWPPFVDCHPRDDEEEYYGSEPRPRSLAFEDKDPKLQVGLDAVSLTSTASSLRTPQCRICFQGPEQGELLSPCRCDGSVRCTHQPCLIRWISERGSWSCELCYFKYQVLAISTKNPLQWQAISLTVIEKVQIAAIILGSLFLIASISWLIWSSLSPSAKWQRQDLLFQICYGMYGFMDIVCIGLIIHEGSSVYRIFKRWQAVNQQWKVLNYEKAKDLGEPIGASSKSGPRGSRGNPHGLASGGGSSSGASRHSRRLRTILNHHCGYTILHILSQLRPNDPRISAAANREVVMRVTTV